Proteins co-encoded in one Bacillus thermozeamaize genomic window:
- a CDS encoding MBL fold metallo-hydrolase — protein sequence MMVNILAGGSGGNCIAVRSGNITILIDAGIPAAKIERHLLDAGIRPDEIAGIFITHAHKDHVKGLPLANKYHIPVYAAEGEWKDIHGVDEYLQCTLVPSKPHYVRRFVVTPFETHHDAYEPLGLAIEVDGKKVSICLDTGLVDDEMLDAMQGSDIIVMEANHDPDMLAASDYPDSVRERILSDRGHLSNQQAAEALSRLVQGRGERVYLTHLSRKNNLPALARMTVEQALKRKGFKNGTHYHLEVV from the coding sequence ATGATGGTCAACATCCTTGCCGGCGGATCGGGCGGCAACTGCATCGCCGTCCGGTCCGGCAACATCACAATACTAATCGATGCCGGCATCCCGGCCGCAAAAATCGAGCGGCACCTGCTGGACGCGGGCATTCGGCCGGATGAAATCGCCGGAATCTTCATCACCCACGCACACAAGGATCACGTGAAAGGCCTACCACTTGCGAACAAATACCACATACCGGTGTATGCGGCAGAGGGGGAGTGGAAGGACATTCACGGCGTGGACGAATATTTGCAATGCACTCTTGTACCAAGCAAACCTCATTATGTCCGCAGATTTGTTGTGACGCCTTTTGAAACGCATCATGATGCCTACGAACCGCTTGGATTGGCAATTGAGGTTGACGGCAAAAAGGTTTCCATCTGCCTCGACACCGGACTCGTCGATGACGAGATGCTGGATGCGATGCAGGGCAGTGACATCATCGTGATGGAAGCCAACCACGACCCGGATATGTTGGCGGCCAGCGACTACCCGGACAGCGTCAGGGAGCGCATCCTTTCCGACAGGGGGCATCTGTCGAATCAGCAGGCAGCAGAGGCGTTGTCCAGGCTGGTCCAGGGCCGGGGCGAACGGGTATACCTCACACATTTGTCGCGGAAGAACAACCTGCCGGCACTGGCCAGGATGACGGTTGAACAGGCTCTCAAGCGGAAGGGATTTAAAAACGGTACGCACTACCATCTGGAGGTGGTTTGA
- a CDS encoding transcriptional regulator, which translates to MQQFELPELDRKKTKEAVENALRTYRLYKYLTFEEREPVITPRYELAEGGRSNRVSDQTAAVAIHNVDGREEHERRRRYCERIERAVSRLPRMERFLIEERYMCQEADYITDYHVYNFKFQPPISQPTYAKIRWRAFYRLALSLNIAVVKGDGEDAT; encoded by the coding sequence ATGCAACAATTCGAGCTGCCGGAGCTGGACAGAAAGAAAACAAAAGAAGCGGTTGAGAACGCGCTGCGGACATACCGGTTGTACAAGTATCTCACCTTTGAGGAACGGGAGCCGGTGATCACGCCCAGGTACGAGCTGGCTGAGGGCGGTCGGAGCAACAGGGTTAGCGACCAAACCGCCGCTGTGGCTATACACAACGTAGACGGCCGGGAAGAGCATGAGCGGCGCCGGCGGTACTGTGAACGCATCGAAAGGGCGGTCAGCCGGCTTCCGAGGATGGAGCGGTTTCTCATCGAGGAACGGTACATGTGCCAGGAGGCTGATTATATCACGGATTACCATGTTTATAACTTCAAGTTTCAGCCGCCAATTTCTCAGCCTACATACGCGAAAATCAGGTGGCGGGCGTTCTACAGGCTTGCACTTAGCCTGAATATCGCAGTTGTAAAGGGTGATGGCGAAGATGCAACATGA
- a CDS encoding DNA helicase — protein MLSIGPIEATVDITAEQSVLGAVFLEPEILDELTFLESRDFYSPRHQKIFEVMRYLHERGMAVDVVTVAEEYLKFGRMDDMGGVTYLTELVQACPTAANAVHHARIVRSKAIRRRGVETAQKIAELAHEDFESDEDYFSAVEALVSDMRPQEVGKMRSFRETREQYFRHLTKKAEFIPTGFKQFDDWAHGLWRGWLFVSAGRPSVGKTALVLQRLLGIARQNAGVVLLYSQEMDENQIKDRMIACASGVNYSRIKNKNLTDNELAMIRHYYDEFEALPIFIQDSSGVSIDEIRATARLFKRRYGKIACIAVDYLQIMSIPQKRGETRAQAIGRVTSAAKQIARDMDCCFMMLSQMTRESEQKKKPQLSDLRESGAIEQDADVVEFLWHDPNDSDPNGKVIQQTIAKGRDIGVNEFRLLFQGWLQRFKELPLR, from the coding sequence ATGCTTTCGATTGGACCAATTGAGGCAACAGTAGACATCACAGCCGAGCAGTCGGTCCTCGGAGCGGTGTTCCTGGAGCCGGAAATATTGGATGAACTCACATTCCTGGAGTCCCGGGATTTCTATAGCCCACGACACCAAAAAATCTTCGAAGTCATGCGCTATCTCCACGAGAGGGGCATGGCGGTGGATGTTGTCACTGTGGCTGAGGAATATCTGAAGTTTGGCCGCATGGATGATATGGGCGGTGTGACATATCTTACCGAACTTGTTCAAGCCTGTCCGACCGCTGCCAATGCTGTGCATCACGCCCGTATCGTTCGCTCCAAGGCCATCCGCCGGCGTGGGGTGGAGACGGCGCAGAAAATCGCAGAGCTGGCGCATGAGGACTTCGAATCGGATGAGGATTACTTTTCGGCGGTTGAGGCGTTGGTCAGCGATATGAGGCCGCAGGAAGTCGGAAAGATGCGCAGTTTCCGGGAGACCAGGGAGCAATACTTCCGGCATCTGACGAAAAAAGCCGAATTCATCCCGACTGGCTTCAAACAGTTTGACGATTGGGCGCACGGGTTGTGGCGTGGTTGGCTCTTTGTATCCGCCGGCCGGCCAAGCGTCGGAAAAACAGCGCTGGTCCTGCAAAGGTTGCTCGGTATCGCAAGGCAAAACGCTGGCGTGGTGCTTTTGTACAGCCAAGAGATGGACGAGAACCAGATAAAGGACCGGATGATTGCGTGTGCCTCAGGCGTCAACTACAGCCGCATCAAAAACAAGAACCTGACCGACAACGAACTGGCCATGATCCGTCACTACTATGACGAGTTTGAAGCATTGCCGATATTCATCCAGGACTCATCAGGTGTGAGCATCGATGAGATTCGAGCAACGGCCAGGTTGTTCAAGCGCCGGTACGGGAAAATCGCCTGCATAGCAGTGGACTACCTACAAATCATGTCCATCCCGCAAAAGCGGGGAGAGACCCGTGCCCAGGCCATCGGCCGCGTGACAAGCGCAGCGAAGCAAATAGCCCGCGACATGGACTGCTGCTTCATGATGCTCAGCCAAATGACGAGGGAATCGGAGCAAAAGAAAAAGCCTCAACTTTCCGATTTGCGCGAATCTGGAGCGATTGAACAGGATGCCGACGTGGTGGAGTTCCTCTGGCACGACCCGAACGACAGTGATCCCAACGGCAAAGTAATCCAGCAGACAATCGCAAAAGGCCGAGATATTGGGGTCAACGAGTTCAGGTTGTTATTTCAGGGCTGGTTGCAACGATTCAAGGAGTTGCCACTGAGATGA